One part of the Vanessa atalanta chromosome 4, ilVanAtal1.2, whole genome shotgun sequence genome encodes these proteins:
- the LOC125077955 gene encoding CLIP domain-containing serine protease B9-like, translated as MAQGVRMPRLLFDVVSRRRLYLDRNNAENSDGKIVGGYNTTIQDVPYQVYLLLQMGTDYYQCGGSIISERYVLTAAHCLTGITRIYVRAGSTLAMSGGTQYNTTRFRQHPFYNPMNFDYDVGLVNIPGGIALDGVNTKAVPLPKAGATIENGTNILVTGWGDTTENGQVSPNLMGVQVPTVSNDECRKSYSTLTARQFCAGVPEGGKDSCQGDSGGPAVSTDTGIQLGTVSFGTGCARPGIPGVYANLAKSYFVIPILLLCLFIEDVVSRRHHYRGKSSDVMKSDNKIVGGYNTTIQDVPYQVYLLLQMGTDYYQCGGSIISERYVLTAAHCLTGITRIYIRAGSTLADSGGTQYNTSRYRQHPFYNPMNSDYDVGIINVPNGMTLDGVNTRAVPLPKAGTKINNGTNVLVTGWGDTTENGQVSENLMGVQVPTVSNEECRRSYSTLTSRQFCAGVPEGGKDSCQGDSGGPAVETNTGTQLGIVSFGSGCARPGTPGVYTNVAKVRRWIKTNSGV; from the exons ATGGCTCAAGGCGTAAGAATGCCTCGATTATTGTTTG ATGTAGTATCCCGGAGACGACTTTATCTCGATAGAAATAACGCTGAAAATTCCGATGGTAAAATCGTAGGAGGCTACAACACCACTATACAGGATGTTCCTTACCAAGTGTACCTACTGCTGCAGATGGGTACCGATTACTATCAGTGTGGAGGTTCCATCATAAGCGAGAGATACGTTTTGACAGCTGCCCATTGTCTTACAGG GATAACGCGAATTTACGTAAGAGCCGGCAGTACTCTAGCTATGAGCGGGGGCACCCAGTACAACACCACGAGATTTAGACAGCATCCCTTTTATAATCCAATGAATTTCGATTACGACGTTGGTCTGGTAAATATTCCCGGTGGAATAGCATTGGATGGAGTTAATACAAAAGCGGTTCCATTACCGAAAGCTGGAGCCACAATTGAAAATGGTACAAATATCCTTGTTACTGGATGGGGAGATACTACT gagAATGGTCAAGTAAGCCCAAATTTAATGGGCGTACAAGTGCCAACAGTATCTAATGATGAATGCCGCAAGTCTTACTCCACACTTACAGCTCGACAGTTCTGTGCTGGTGTGCCCGAGGGAGGCAAGGACTCTTGtcag GGTGATTCCGGAGGTCCAGCAGTATCAACAGATACGGGAATTCAACTCGGAACCGTTTCGTTCGGAACAGGCTGTGCTCGACCAGGGATTCCTGGGGTGTATGCTAATTTAGCCAAA TCTTATTTTGTAATCCCAATTTTAttgctttgtttatttatagaag atgTAGTATCCAGGAGACATCATTATCGTGGTAAAAGTAGTGACGTTATGAAATCTGATAATAAAATCGTAGGAGGCTACAACACCACTATACAGGATGTTCCTTACCAAGTGTACTTACTGCTGCAGATGGGTACTGATTACTATCAGTGTGGAGGTTCCATCATAAGCGAGAGATACGTGTTAACAGCGGCGCATTGTCTCACAGG TATAACAAGAATTTACATAAGAGCTGGTAGTACTTTAGCTGACAGCGGTGGCACCCAGTATAATACTTCTAGATATAGACAGCACCCATTTTATAACCCAATGAACAGCGATTATGATGTTGGTATCATAAATGTTCCTAATGGAATGACATTAGATGGTGTTAATACAAGGGCTGTTCCTCTACCAAAAGCtggaactaaaattaataatggtaCCAATGTTCTAGTGACTGGATGGGGAGATACTACA GAAAACGGTCAGGTTAGCGAAAATTTGATGGGCGTGCAAGTACCAACCGTATCTAATGAGGAATGTCGCAGGTCTTACTCCACACTTACGTCTCGACAGTTTTGTGCCGGCGTGCCCGAAGGAGGCAAGGACTCTTGTCAG GGTGATTCCGGAGGTCCAGCAGTGGAAACAAATACTGGAACTCAACTCGGAATAGTATCCTTTGGATCGGGTTGTGCTCGACCAGGGACCCCGGGAGTTTATACTAATGTAGCCAAAGTTAGAAGATGGATTAAAACGAACTCGGGCGTCTAA
- the LOC125077956 gene encoding trypsin-7-like, with the protein MRMFLIPLYVFCAFLSKEDGRNFSQGRHHTHCIFVLVSDVLCKSHHKSSRSDGGKIVGGYETTIEKFPYQAYLLLEKGNNYYQCGGSIINEYTILTAAHCLTGISKVYVRTGTTEAGSGGTMSVSYNFTQHPKYNAQTSDYDVGIVRPSTPIKIDGRKTKVVQLAKKGSAIAPGTNIVVSGWGTTSENGETSDNLMAVEVPTVSNDQCRRSYRTLTVRMFCAGLPEGGKDSCQGDSGGPAVSKSSGVQLGIVSFGSGCARKGYPGVYTTVSSAGIRDWIKKVSGV; encoded by the exons ATGAGGATGTTTTTGATtcctttatatgtattttgtgcATTTTTATCAAAAG AGGACGGGCGTAACTTTTCTCAAGGGCGACA TCATACTCATTGCATTTTTGTTTTGGTTTCAGATGTACTTTGTAAAAGCCACCACAAGAGCAGTCGAAGTGACGGAGGAAAAATAGTTGGTGGTTACGAAACCACCATTGAAAAGTTTCCGTATCAAGCGTATTTACTTTTAGAAAAAGgaaacaattattatcaatgcGGGGGCTCTATCATCAACGAGTACACTATTCTGACTGCGGCACACTGTTTAACTGG CATCTCTAAAGTGTATGTTAGAACTGGTACTACTGAAGCAGGAAGTGGTGGAACAATGTCAGTCTCGTATAATTTCACGCAACATCCGAAATATAATGCACAGACAAGCGATTATGATGTTGGAATCGTAAGACCATCAACACCGATAAAAATAGATGGCCGTAAAACGAAGGTAGTTCAGTTGGCGAAAAAAGGTTCAGCCATTGCACCAGGCACCAATATCGTTGTATCAGGATGGGGAACTACTTCT gaAAACGGCGAAACAAGTGATAATTTAATGGCGGTTGAAGTGCCCACAGTTTCCAACGACCAGTGTCGTAGATCTTATAGAACTCTTACAGTAAGAATGTTTTGCGCTGGTCTTCCTGAAGGTGGCAAGGATTCTTGTCAG GGAGATTCTGGCGGACCAGCTGTATCCAAGTCGTCGGGTGTCCAGCTGGGTATTGTGTCCTTCGGAAGCGGCTGCGCACGTAAAGGTTATCCAGGAGTGTACACAACGGTATCCAGCGCCGGCATTCGTGATTGGATTAAGAAAGTTTCTGGAGTATAG
- the LOC125077799 gene encoding trypsin-2-like, giving the protein MKMFLIPIYLFFLVSGVLCKSHHKSSRSDGGKIVGGYETTIEKFPYQAYLLLEKGDDYYQCGGSIINEYTILTAAHCLTGVSKVYVRTGTSEAGNGGTMSVSYNFTIHPKYNADTYDYDVGIVRPLIPIKIDGDKTKVVQLAKKGSAIAPGTNVVVSGWGATSENGESSDNLMAVEVPTVSNDQCRRSYRTLTVRMVCAGVPEGGKDSCQGDSGGPAVSKASGIQLGIVSFGFGCARAGYPGVYTRVSSAGIRDWIKKVSGV; this is encoded by the exons ATGAAGATGTTTTTAATTCCCATATATCTATTTT TTTTGGTTTCAGGTGTGCTTTGTAAAAGTCACCATAAGAGCAGTCGAAGTGACGGAGGAAAAATAGTTGGTGGTTACGAAACCACCATTGAAAAGTTTCCGTATCAAGCGTATTTACTTTTAGAAAAAGGAGACGATTATTATCAATGCGGGGGCTCTATCATCAACGAGTACACTATTCTGACTGCGGCACACTGTTTAACTGG CGTCTCTAAAGTGTATGTTAGAACTGGTACTAGTGAAGCAGGAAATGGTGGAACCATGTCAGTCTCGTATAACTTCACGATACATCCGAAATATAATGCAGACACATACGATTATGATGTTGGAATTGTAAGACCATTAATACCGATAAAAATAGACGGTGATAAAACTAAGGTAGTTCAGTTGGCGAAAAAAGGCTCAGCTATTGCACCAGGCACCAATGTTGTTGTATCAGGATGGGGAGCTACTTCT gaaAACGGTGAATCAAGTGATAATTTGATGGCAGTTGAAGTGCCCACAGTTTCCAACGACCAGTGCCGTAGATCTTACAGAACTCTAACAGTAAGAATGGTTTGCGCTGGTGTTCCTGAAGGCGGCAAGGATTCTTGTCAG GGAGATTCTGGCGGACCTGCTGTATCAAAGGCGTCAGGTATCCAGCTGGGTATTGTGTCCTTCGGCTTTGGCTGCGCACGTGCAGGTTACCCAGGAGTGTACACAAGGGTATCCAGCGCCGGAATTCGTGATTGGATAAAGAAAGTTTCTGGAGTATAG